The sequence CTACTGACACTTTGCCGTACTCatgattaaaagactaacaCAACTTTGCAGATATATAGGAGCATAGATGTAGAGTGTGAGAATTTAAGAAGCATAGCATACCCTCCATCAACAATCTCATCGAAACATAAAAGTATAAGATCCAGATTCTCTAGTGCCTCACGTTTGTCAACGTTGTTCCTACAAGAAAAACATTGTAAGACTATACAGCAAAGGTATGGACAAGTAATCATCAGAAAGGAAAAAGATCTAATAGAAAATTTTAATGACCAAGACTACCTCAAGAGAAGGGCAACTGCATCAAAAAATCCCTGGAGAACTGTGGCTAAAATCAGTTCATTTTCATCGTCACCTCCAGTCACAAAAAAGTGAAGGTCCTGCACGAACTTATATATAACAACGTTGCTCTCAAACATCATTATCTCCGCtgcagtttaaaaaaaatagcaaaacaTGAACGCTGCAACTGTGGTGATATAACATTGACTTTTACAGCACattgatgaaggttttttttacTTGGACTCTTTCCATGTTTACTTCAATCATGTTTAGCCGCATACCTTCTATCCGAGCATTTGTCTTCAGAGTCTTAGTGAACACAGATTTTTCAAAAGCCAACTTTGCACCATTTGTTGGCCAATCATCTGAGAAGTACTTGACAGCCACACGCTTTCCTTCAGAGTCCAGAAGAAGAATATTCTTCACAGAAGGGCACGAGTCCTATATGAAATTAGAAAGTTTATTAACTGAACAGCACGTCCATTCACTTCCTACATGATGAATACTCAAACTCTTTTGGGTTCAGCCTTATGGAACGATGTAGTATCCGTCATAAGTTCTCTTCGCCTCACATCAAGCTTTAATTCATCAACCTAAATAACTAGTCGGCTAGAGGAGGCAAACCTCAAGCTAATAACAACTGTATGTGGGGATCCATACTTCACGAATCACGCATAAAAATGCAGCATACATGTCCTGTCAGAAATCTATCGGGTCAAAACGAAGTGCTAATGCACCGGTGATTCTTCTCATTCTACAATCCTTACCTAATCTATAACAACACCATTGTATCCTCGCCGCCTCGGATCTTAATTAACCACATTAATCTTCTCAAATAAGAAATTAACCACAATATTCACAAACCCAATATAACAGCATTTCCAAACACATTCCCTGTTGATTCTAAATCAGGTAAAGCAACAAATCACCCATAATTTTCACAATCTATAATTACTGAAACTTTTGCTGAGTTCATAAAGATCTAAAATTGGGGAAAGCCCAGAAACgcacagaaagaaaagaaaatgggaacTTGATGCGACATTTAAAATCAAATAGAATGCGTATATGCTCGCAAACTGTTTGGGTCCTAAGAAAATGGGAAAAAAAGTGACCTTGAATACGGTGGAATCTCCAGATCACCACAAAACGATTCCCAATTAATTGTACCAAAAAATTGCTAAGTGTTGAGACAGTTATATTTAATTGCATAGAATTCCAGACCTTTTTTCAGAATTTTACGGATCTTGTGTAACAATTGCACACACCCCCAGAAACGATCCTCATCGTAAACGGGAATCCTGGAAAATCAAGAcatcggagagagagagagacttacaCGGTAGCTGAAGAGGCTTGCCATTGTTGATGGAGTGGGAAAAGCAGCGAGCGTTTAGCTTTACAGTTGCAGAGTTCTGTGTATACGAATTATTTTTGCCAACGttctgtattttctttttataaattaaCTATGTACTTCTTGGAAATGATGCTTTCAAGATATTTTCCTTATAATCTATCAAGTTCAGGAATTCggactattgaaatttgattcaacgattaaaattattataacttttaaactgAGTctctgtttgtaaccgttggatcaaatttcaacggcctgGATTCCCGAACTTAtgaattaggaggaagggatccggagaggatctatTTCTGTACTTCTTTTCATTCGGGCAATTTCGTCATTTCACGTTAAGGTTTGGAGTGTGGATACTACGTCAAATGACATGTCATTCGGGTAGCGTATACCCAAATCCGTTCATGCTCAACTCGACTTTTAATCCAATTGAGCGAGTTATGATTAGGTAATACCCTCCAAAATTGGGATGAAGATCCTCTTCTGATCTATTTTTATGGAAATCTTAGAGATCCTCACATTttaaccgttcatcgtacaACATAAGGTCAGtttttcgttagatactattgtagacatcgaaattgcggtgaaataaatgttcaccaacgCATTAAAATTTTGACGTGTCAGGGCATACATGGCATATGCCACGTGTCatacaaattgtacacatggtgtgtgactcaacaaaataagaagaaatacccttggaggattacacaagtttttttttctcattttgggcaatgacaaggcaagcacatttcaatccattgaagatcaaaacaaggttttcttctcattttgggcaatgacaaagcatgcacatatcaagtttaaaatgatattaagtggaaaattaggccataaaattaccacttcaagtttaaaattgtattaagtgggaaattaggcaatggtgcttggaaaagaaaaaaatattttgtggtggtgattcattttcaaagcctataaataggcttctacATCAAGGTATCATCaaccaattcacaaatacatttctctactcccaaattggaagagaatcccccaaatctttgaagctttgaaactttaAAGCTCTTAAGCAAATCTTGAAGGATCAAGAaaaccctcttcgttcttcatcaaatcctccttcaagatcaagccccaacgacccttgaagaacttccaccaattcaagatcaagtctcgacagcccttgaagaaagtgttcatcgttcatcatccgttcatcctaagatcaagccccaacggccctttggatcaacaacatcaacaaatccacacaactgttcatcctaagatcaagccccgacgaccatTTGGATCAATAATATCAACAAATCTACACAACATTTCTTTAAGATCAAActtcgacggcccttgaagaagctcccaaccgttcatccaaaatcaagcctcaacggcccttggatcaacaacatccataaatcaacaccttacggagatcaaatcagaggatcaaattagagatcataaccctaaaaataaaaaaatcacaaaatattattttgtacacgttgttcttgtctctttcgtttcaggaaaatttcgtgttcacaactatttatgtttaattttaaataaaaaattcaaaatgattgttgagcacacgatgtacgatgaacggttatGATGTGAGGATCTCTAGTATTTCCACAATTTGGATCCAGATAGAATCCAAATCTCCAAAACTCAACCTCACCTTAACTTGATCATTTACTGGTAGGCTGGGACACTTGGAACCAAAATCCTAAAGTGAAACAGGAAATAAATCGGACCGCACtaaacaatttaatttttttggttttaaaaCAGTTTTGGTTTGAAACAGAAAAGCGATTTGATTTCAGTAATGAACATCTGAAACCGTACCAAAATCGAATCGAATCGCACCGCAAAAAAGAAGAAGCCTAGATTCCACATTAAAAAGACTACACACCTTACATTAGTTAGCATTCTTCAAGCCGTCAATCTGTTGTGCCTATTTTGGTTAAAAATTGAATATTGGCTGCAATCTTGCATCGTACTGATTTAAAACGCATATAAATGCTTGCTAGCTGCCCTCCGAAGAAAAACCTGGTGGTTTTTACAAACTAAATACCAATAGTGCTCTTGACGAGACTGCAAAAATGCGAGGTGTGGAAGCAGGGATTCATGATGAGAAAGGGAACTAATGGGGGCTATGGCTAAAGACCGTAGCTGCCATTCATGAAGCTagtcattttgtttgcaaacgatataaaccaaaaccaaaaccgtttAAAATCAAATCGAACCAAAACTAAATGGTTTAGTtccatttagttttagtttcaAAACCGTATCAAACTGAACTGAAAAAATTTCAGCTTTGATTTCAGTTTTACCCTAAACCGCACCGAATCAACCATACCCAACCCTGTTTATTGGATTGAGAATTTGTACCCAATTGAATCCGAGTGAACTTGCAACAACCTAAAGCCTAATTCAAAAGTGCCTAAGGGGCCTTGCTTAAGTACCATAGTTCTTTTGAACATATTATTGATTTGGAGTTTGAGGTATAACATAACCCAAACTCAAACTCATATTGTGAACGTTGGGTTAGGGTTGAATAGGAACTCAAGTTGCACCCTTAAATTTACGCATCTCAAatggttattattattttttggcttGCTATCACTAGTAgtcttgtttataccatatttagggcctcgtatttagatctcgtacaaatactcgggggacttaaatgtaattatgggataaaggaaggggcaaatatgtaataagtgaggagtccttattctataaaaggacccctcaccctcacaattagggaggcctcactctcactctcagaggccatttctggAGCCTTACCCTTTTCAACGCTCTCACTtctagagctctctctccccctcacttctcagagaaatataatacaatcagtgtggacgtagcccaaacattggggtgaaccacgataaaatccttgtgttctttacattacttgcagattcacggtcggatttacgttgttccaagacctccggttttgtgcatcaacatttggcgccgtctgtgggaaacgatacgaaaagttgtgtcggttctctttcattttttcatctccgtcgtgaatctgcaaaaatttgcaaaaaccTAGAAATAGAAAAGATCCAGATCTCAAAATCACTCATCTCTCTTTCTGGAAAACACATTGAAGCTAAACAAAAACCCCACTTCTCGATACACAGACACACTttgtctgtctctctctctaatctAATCCctcagcaaaaacaaaaaaaaagatccagaagaaaaagaaagagattcCATCGTCTcaaccatcatcatcatctgctCCGCAGCCCCACCAATCCTCCGCCGCACCCCAATCTTTCCatcgtctgatcgctgtcgaCGTCCCCAACGAAGAGGACGAGATCCTTTTCGCAGCTCCTAGCTCCCGCCGCCTCTGTGAGATCAGACACCTAGAAAAACGGCACAGCAGCAATCacagtttctctctctagctaGACCAGCAATGGCAGGGAACAGACTGAAACTCGATACGACGTCGCAGTCCTACTTAGAAGGAAAAACAGTGAGCGACACCAAGGTTCTGATATCTGATCTCTGCCGCCAATTCTGCAATCTCGGATGGGTCTCAGGAACGGGTGGCAGCATCACAATCAAAGTTCACGAAGACTCTGTTCCGAAGCCTGAGCGGCTTGTAGTCATGTCTCCGTCTGGCGTTCAGAATGAGAGAATGGTACGGCCCGGCGGTGGATTTACAGTGGGGAGATTCTCCGGCGAGAGGGAATTACCGGTTGTGTACACAGAAATGGACGGCGGGTTCAATGGTAACGGGGCTCCAAGAAGGGTATTATGGGCACCGAGGAGTAAAATGAGTGAAAGTCGCAGGATTTAGAGTGCTTTTCATAGTATAGCTTCGTTTTGGGGGCGATTACGTTCCAATTCATCATTTTTGAGGTCCGGGTCGGAATCTGGTATTGTATTTTAACGAAGGCGAAGATCGCGATTCGTGGGTCAAGGACGACGTCGATCTCGGGGCACGTGTTTTTGGTCGGAGACAGCGCAGGCATACCACATGTCCAAGCAGCTGTCATTAgggaaaagcaagaaaagcaATCGCAATTAAAAGCTTAAAGTCAGATGCTTTCCAAAGCCATAGAACGTGGGTAGACAGAGAATGAGCAGAagagcagaaaagaaaagtacTTTGATGGGATTTTTACAGCTGGAGTACACCAGCTTGTGTTTCAaacagcagaaaaagaaaaaagaggcgTGATAGTGGATGGGCACGACCAAGatgtccaagaaaagcaagTGGAGTTAACCCTTCAGTTTCGCCAAGAGACAGAGACAGTTTTCGCCAAGAGACAGACAGAAAAGCAATGGGGAACaaagcagaaaagagaaaacaaagaaaatgcagcagaaaaacactgcaaaaaacaaggaataaataccccatcagagggtaatatgtataaaccccatcagaggtcaaaaaaaaaaaaaaaaaaaaaaaaaaaaaaaaaaaaaaaaggaaaagcccaaaacaaatggctgacatgttgtggagggcaaaggcccataggcctgaaatagcaccaaccaggtcatcaaaagtacgcccagtactccgcaattattcggcaacccgccgttattaccaccaaccaggtgatcaaaagtacacccagtactccacaattattcggcaactcgccgctattaccaccaaccaggtgatcaaaagtacgcccagtacttcaagtcatacatgagcattactcatgtcaatcatacataaacattcatgagcatcactcatccaatcatacataaacattcatgagcatcactcatgttaacattcatgagcatcactcatgttaacatccatgagcatcactcatgtcaatcaacataaacattcatgagcatcattcatgtcaatcagcttcaaagacttcatttacagagctctagcttcaaagacttcatttacaagagctctagcttcaaaagcttcatttacaagagctctagcttcaaaagcttcatttacagagctctagcttcaacagcttcatttacaagagctctagcttcaaagacttcatttacagagctatagcttcaaagcttcacttgcaaagcttcacttacaaagcttcagtgcatggtctacaaagaccgcctccgaacaaccgccacttcggcccatacatggattcaatttgaagtctccagccaacagactctattgaccgaagacttgggggactacattatgtaccatatattgggcctcaactgggcctcatgaaaaatatttgggggactctagcccatcacttatgtattgaggagtgagcccttattctataaaagggaatccctcactttcattagagagcacccattattcatgtactgaggagtgaacccttattctataaaagggactcccttaccttcattagagagcaacgccgccagctgagcaaccgccttgctgcaaacatcaactctagcccatcatttatgtattgaggagcgagcccttattctataaaagggaccccctcaccttcaagcgccacaagccgagccaaccaaggcaatataagccacaagccgagcaacctcgcaacatgtgctacttctagttgagcatcatttcaaattgggcaccgcctcatgtCGAGTGTCAGCACCAGACgccatctagttacttcggcccacacatggactgaatttcaagtctccagccaaaagactctcttgactgaagacttaggggactactgtttataccatatttagggcctcgtatttagatctcgtacaaatactcgggggacttaaatgtaattatgggataaaggaaggggcaaatatgtaataagtgaggagtccttattctataaaaggacccctcaccctcacaattagggaggcctcactctcactctcagaggccatttctggAGCCTTACCCTTTTCAACGCTCTCACT is a genomic window of Malus domestica chromosome 09, GDT2T_hap1 containing:
- the LOC103453582 gene encoding coatomer subunit zeta-2-like, translated to MASLFSYRDSCPSVKNILLLDSEGKRVAVKYFSDDWPTNGAKLAFEKSVFTKTLKTNARIEAEIMMFESNVVIYKFVQDLHFFVTGGDDENELILATVLQGFFDAVALLLRNNVDKREALENLDLILLCFDEIVDGGMILETDPSIIAGKVATHTMDADAPLSEQTITQAWATAREHLTRTLLK